CGACGACATCGACCACGTTCATTGCGGAAGCGATGGAGGCACCGAACGGCGCAGGAGACATCTGACGGCGTTCTCGCTGTCGGGCGATGACCTTCTGGGTTGCGGCATAAAGACAGCGGCCACACGCGGTCGTCGTCACGGCACCCGCGACCCCGGGCTGGGCGCGGGGACGTCCGCCAGGCGGGAAGCGGCGGCGCGGTCGGCGACGACGATGACCTCGCCGCGCGCCCGGCGCAGCCCGGACGCGGGGACGTCGGGCGTGACCGGCCCCTCGAGCGCCCGCGCCAGGGCGGCGGCCTTGTGCTCGCCGGAGGCCAAGAGGATCACGCGTCGAGCGGCGAAGAGCGTCCGCAGCCCGAGCGTCACGCCGTAGTGGGGCGTGTCCTCGCCGGCGTCCTTCCAGTAGTGCCGGTTGACCCTCACCGTCTCCGGGCGCAGCCGGACGATGCGCGCCGGCGCGTCGAACGGGGAGCCGGGCTCGTTGAAGCCGAGGTGGCCGTTGACGCCCAGCCCCAGCACGGCGAGGTCCAGGCCGCCGGCGGCGGCCAGCTCCGCCTCGAAATGCGCGAGGGCCAGCTGCGGTTCCAGGTGGTCCGCTGGCAGGCGGTGGAAACGCCCGTCCGGGATGCCGGCGGGGCGCAGGAGCGCACGCCGGAGCCAGCCCGCGAAGGAGACGTCGTCGCCGGGACCGGCGCCAAGGTACTCGTCGAGCTGGTAGATGTCCGCGGCGCGGAGCGCGGCGGCGGCCGCCGGGTCGGCGGCGAGGCGCTCATAGAGGCCGAGCGGCGTGTCGCCTGTGGGCACGGTGAGCCGTGCCGGGCGCGCGGGCGCCCCGTCCACGGCTCGCCGCGCAAGCGCCTCCTTGACGAGGGAGGCGGCGCGGGCGCTCATGTCGTCGTAGTCCTCGGCCACCACAAGGCGAAGGGGCACCGGCGCCCACTCCTCGTTCAGGATTCGCCGAAGCCGCTTTCGACCAGCCGCGTCAGCGCGTCGACGGCCTCCTCCGCGTCGTCGCCGGTGGCGAGGATGTCGATCGTCGTCCCCTTGGTGACGCCCAGCGCCAGCACGCTCATGATGCTCTTGGCGTTCGCGCTGCGGTCGCCCTTCGCGACCTTGATGTCCGCCTTGAACCGCGCGGCCGTCTGGACGAACAGCGCCGCGGGGCGCGCGTGCAGCCCGCTTTCGTGGGTCACGGTCACCGTCCTACGGGCTTCCGACATCGAAGATCCTCCTCACTTCTTCCGCCGTGCCGGCGTTCAGCGCGTCCTCCAGCCGGCGGGCGAGGTCGCGCCGGTCCAGGCTGCGCACCCGCTCCTTGGCGGCCGGCAGCCGGCCGGGCGACATGCTGAGCTCGTTCACCCCTGCGGCGACGAAGAACGGGATGGCGGCCGGGTCGCCGCCGGCCTCGCCGCAGACGCCGACCCACGTGCCGGCCTCGCGGCAGGCGGCGATCGCGCGGTGCATGAGCCGGAGGAGCGCCGGATCCAGCGCGTCCGCGCGCGAGGCCACGCGAGGGTTCGTGCGGTCGACCGCGAGGGTATACTGCGTCAAGTCGTTCGTGCCGATGCTGACGAAGTCGACCTCGCGCGCGAGGACGTCCATCATCAGCGCGGCCGCGGGGATCTCGACCATGATGCCGAAGAGCGGCCGCGAGCGCTCGGCGGCGGGGTCGCCGCCCGGGGCCACGGCGCGCCACGCGTCCTCGAACGCGCGGCGGCAGGCGCGCAGGTCATCGAGCGTGGCCACCATCGGGAACATGATGCGCGCCTGGGGCTCGCCGCGTTCGGTGAAGCGACCGAGCCCGGCCCGCATGAGCGCGCGCAACTGCGCCTGGAAGATCTCCGGCCGGTCGAGGAGCAGTCGGATGGCGCGGTAGCCGAGGAACGGGTTCGCCTCGCCTTCGACGGGCAGGAAGGGCAGGGGCTTGTCGCCGCCGACGTCCAGGGTGCGGAAGATGACGGGCCGGGCGCCCATGCGCTCAAGCACCTCGCGGTACGCGCGAACCTGCTCGTCTTCCGTGGGCGGCTCGGCGCGGTCGAGGAAGAGGAACTCCGTGCGAAAGAGCCCCACGCCCTCGGCGCCCTGCGCGACGGCCGCGCCGGCTTCCGACGGGTGGCCGAGGTTGGCGGCCAGTTCCACGCGGAAGCCGTCGACCGTCTCGGCGGGCAGCGCCCGCAGGGCCGCCCGCCGGGCCGCGGCGCCGGCCTCGTCGCGCATCGCCTGCGAGAGCCGCTCCAGCGTGGCCTCGTCCGGGTCGACGTAGACGACGCCCTCGCGCGCGTCGACACCCATCCGGCGGCCTTCCGCCAGGTCGAGGAGCCCGGGGCCGGCGCCCACGATCGCGGGGACGCCCATGGCGCGCGCGAGGATCGCCGTGTGCGAGGTCGGGCCGCCGGCTTCCGTCACGATGGCCAGAACCTGCGCCCGCGGCAGCGAGACGGTGTCGGATGGCGTGAGGTCCTCCGCGACCACGATGGACGGCCGCACAAGGCCCTCGAACGGCGCGGCGGCCGCCACCCCGCGGATCGCGCGCCGGAGCTGGCCGCCGAGGTCGCGGACATCCGCGGCGCGCTGGCGCATGTACGGGTCGTCGAGCGCGGCGAGCATGCCGGCGAGCTCCTCGATGGCCTCGTCCACCGCCTGGCCGAGGGGCTGCCCGCTCTCGAGCCGCCGCCCCACCTCCTCCTGGAGCATCGGGTCGTCCAGCATCAGAAGGTGAGCGTCGAAGATCGCCGCCTCCGCCTCGCCGGCCTCGCGCGCGGCGCGCTCCCGCAACGCCCGCAGTCGAGCCCGCACCGACTCGACGGCCTCGGCGAACGCCTCACGCGCCGCCGTTCCGGTCGCCGCGCCGCGGTCCGGCCCGGCGCCCGGCGCCTCCTGCGCCCGAAAGACGAACGCCGGCCCGATGGCCACCCCGTCGCTGACCGCGACGCCCTTTCGCACGTGCACGTTCCACACGTCTCCTTACCGTTTCGGCACGGCGTAGACGATGCGGCCCTGGTACCGCTCGAACAGGCGCGCGTTGTGCTCGTCCCCGCCGTCCACGTTGGCGCTGAGCAGCACCGGCGGCTCCTGCCCGTGACGCAGCATCTCCGCCGCGATGGCCGCCGTCAACCCCTGCGCGATGAAGCCTCCGGTGATCGAGGAGATCGAGCAGACGCGCGC
This DNA window, taken from Clostridia bacterium, encodes the following:
- a CDS encoding glucosamine-6-phosphate deaminase codes for the protein MPLRLVVAEDYDDMSARAASLVKEALARRAVDGAPARPARLTVPTGDTPLGLYERLAADPAAAAALRAADIYQLDEYLGAGPGDDVSFAGWLRRALLRPAGIPDGRFHRLPADHLEPQLALAHFEAELAAAGGLDLAVLGLGVNGHLGFNEPGSPFDAPARIVRLRPETVRVNRHYWKDAGEDTPHYGVTLGLRTLFAARRVILLASGEHKAAALARALEGPVTPDVPASGLRRARGEVIVVADRAAASRLADVPAPSPGSRVP
- a CDS encoding HPr family phosphocarrier protein, whose translation is MSEARRTVTVTHESGLHARPAALFVQTAARFKADIKVAKGDRSANAKSIMSVLALGVTKGTTIDILATGDDAEEAVDALTRLVESGFGES
- the ptsP gene encoding phosphoenolpyruvate--protein phosphotransferase, whose amino-acid sequence is MHVRKGVAVSDGVAIGPAFVFRAQEAPGAGPDRGAATGTAAREAFAEAVESVRARLRALRERAAREAGEAEAAIFDAHLLMLDDPMLQEEVGRRLESGQPLGQAVDEAIEELAGMLAALDDPYMRQRAADVRDLGGQLRRAIRGVAAAAPFEGLVRPSIVVAEDLTPSDTVSLPRAQVLAIVTEAGGPTSHTAILARAMGVPAIVGAGPGLLDLAEGRRMGVDAREGVVYVDPDEATLERLSQAMRDEAGAAARRAALRALPAETVDGFRVELAANLGHPSEAGAAVAQGAEGVGLFRTEFLFLDRAEPPTEDEQVRAYREVLERMGARPVIFRTLDVGGDKPLPFLPVEGEANPFLGYRAIRLLLDRPEIFQAQLRALMRAGLGRFTERGEPQARIMFPMVATLDDLRACRRAFEDAWRAVAPGGDPAAERSRPLFGIMVEIPAAALMMDVLAREVDFVSIGTNDLTQYTLAVDRTNPRVASRADALDPALLRLMHRAIAACREAGTWVGVCGEAGGDPAAIPFFVAAGVNELSMSPGRLPAAKERVRSLDRRDLARRLEDALNAGTAEEVRRIFDVGSP